CCGACCGTGAGACCGAAGACGGCGATGGTCTCGGGAGGAAGGTTCAGCTCACGGGACACTTCTTCCGGCCTGTTACGAATGCCGCCGACGTAGCAGGAGCCGAGACCGAGTGAATCAATTGCGGCAACCGCATTCTGCGCGGCCAGCGCCGCATCGATGGCGCCGATAAGGAAGCTTTCCAGATAATCCAGCCCTTCGCCCCTGTTCCCCTGGTTTGAAGCGACCGTGCGCAGTCTTTTCAGGTCGACCAGCCAGATGAGAAAAACGGGTGCATCCTTTATGTGGCCGTTACCACCCGTGAAGTCTGCCAGTCGCGCCTTGCGATCCTTATCCTTAACTGCCACCACGCTCCACGCCTGAAGATTGGACGATGTGGGCGCAGATTGGGCTGCCGCGACCAGAAGTTCCAGGCTACCCTCCGGCAGAGCTTTGGGCAGATAGGCGCGGGTGGTGCGATGGTTCAGCAGGGCGTCAATCGTGTCGTTCCAGAAAGGCGGAGAAAAACCGGCTATCGCGCCGTAACGGGCCTCGACCCGCTGCTGGGGAATTTCCAGTTTGGTGATCGGACTGGACAGGTTCATCGTGTGACGCTCCGTAATATGGGTGAGGGAATGCAGGG
The DNA window shown above is from Agrobacterium tumefaciens and carries:
- a CDS encoding NADPH-dependent oxidoreductase, which gives rise to MNLSSPITKLEIPQQRVEARYGAIAGFSPPFWNDTIDALLNHRTTRAYLPKALPEGSLELLVAAAQSAPTSSNLQAWSVVAVKDKDRKARLADFTGGNGHIKDAPVFLIWLVDLKRLRTVASNQGNRGEGLDYLESFLIGAIDAALAAQNAVAAIDSLGLGSCYVGGIRNRPEEVSRELNLPPETIAVFGLTVGYPDPAVKTDVKPRLSQSSILFHETYSEPASDDLNSYDEVLKVFQEKQGLPQNGWTAPIAQRVENAAALKGRAELSQTLRRLGFGIK